One Mangifera indica cultivar Alphonso chromosome 4, CATAS_Mindica_2.1, whole genome shotgun sequence genomic region harbors:
- the LOC123214008 gene encoding regulator of nonsense transcripts UPF3-like isoform X3, with product MVFTEGFVMKGPLDRTKVVVRSLPPAITQAIFIEQIDGVFAGRYNWVSFRQGKTSQKRQSCSRAYIDFKRPEDVLEFADFYNGHVFVNEKGAQFKAIVEYAPSQRVPKQWFKKDGRDGTILKVIGEHLDPEYLEFLELIAKPVENLPSAEIQLERREAERAGAAKEAPIVTPLMDFVRQKRAAKAAPRKLSSNGKLSRRAGGSSSGSAISGSSKHGSEKKRSSTAMYVLRGSAKSISGKDKSNYILVPKRDDQQGLDKLVTSASATGSDIVEEENGISGNTDSGKKKVLLLKGKEREISYVSGRVSQQHSTSTVKPVLGSPASKQSQRRESGGRMIRSILLNKDARQSQSSGVHSEQHIQISNVEKDKRPPRPPHVSLAVKDANGAPDEKIVLNDLHSEKHERRSRNKDRPDRGVWTLRRSDGSYASDESLSSSASQLSPTAVDYSEGNQEVM from the exons AT ggtttttacaGAAGGGTTTGTAATGAAGGGGCCGTTGGATCGAACCAAGGTGGTGGTTCGAAGCTTGCCACCTGCGATTACGCAGGCCATTTTTATTGAACAAATCGATGGAGTGTTTGCTGGACGTTACAACTGGGTGTCCTTTCGTCAAGGGAAGACCAG TCAAAAGCGTCAATCTTGCTCTAGAGCTTACATTGACTTCAAGAGGCCAGAAGACGTTCTTGAGTTTGCTGACTTCTATAATGGGCATGTTTTTGTTAATGAGAAGG GTGCTCAGTTTAAAGCCATTGTTGAGTATGCTCCTTCCCAACGTGTTCCGAAGCAATGGTTTAAAAAGGATGGTCGTGATGGGACCATACTTAAGG TTATTGGTGAACATCTAGATCCTGAGTATTTGGAGTTCCTTGAACTTATTGCAAAGCCTGTTGAGAATCTTCCTAGTGCAGAAATACAACTGGAGAGAAGAGAAGCTGAACGAGCTG GTGCAGCAAAAGAAGCTCCAATAGTTACACCTTTGATGGATTTTGTAAGACAGAAAAGGGCTGCTAAGGCTGCACCTAGG AAATTATCATCCAACGGAAAACTGAGCAGAAGAGCTGGTGGATCGTCAAGTGGAAGTGCAATTTCAGGTTCATCCAAGCACGGTTCTGAAAAGAAAAGGAGTTCTACAGCAATG TATGTTTTGCGGGGCTCTGCAAAAAGCATAAGTGGCAAAGACAAGTCAAATTACATTCTGGTTCCCAAGCGAGATGATCAGCAGGGTCTTGATAAGCTTGTCACGTCAGCTTCAGCAACTGGAAGTGACATAGTGGAGGAGGAAAATG GAATTTCTGGTAACACTGATTCTGGAAAAAAGAAAGTGCTGCTTCTGAAAGGGAAAGAACGAGAAATTTCTTAC GTGTCTGGCAGGGTGTCGCAGCAGCATAGTACATCTACGGTCAAACCTGTACTTGGTTCACCTGCTTCAAAGCAGAGCCAGCGTCGTGAAAGTGGTGGAAGAATGATCAGAAGCATACTTCTAAATAAGGATGCTCGACAGAGTCAGTCTTCTGGTGTTCACTCTGAACAACATATCCAAATTTCAAATGTAGAAAAGGATAAACGACCTCCTCGTCCACCTCATGTATCATTGGCAGTGAAGGATGCAAACGGGGCTCCTGATGAGAAGATTGTTCTAAATGATTTGCATAGCGAGAAACATGAAAGACGTTCCAGAAATAAGGATCGACCAGATCGTGGTGTGTGGACTCTTCGCCGTTCGGATGGATCATATGCAAGTGATGAGTCTTTGTCTTCATCTGCTTCTCAACTTTCACCTACGGCAGTAGATTATTCTGAag GAAACCAAGAAGTAATGTGA
- the LOC123214008 gene encoding regulator of nonsense transcripts UPF3-like isoform X2: protein MVFTEGFVMKGPLDRTKVVVRSLPPAITQAIFIEQIDGVFAGRYNWVSFRQGKTSQKRQSCSRAYIDFKRPEDVLEFADFYNGHVFVNEKGAQFKAIVEYAPSQRVPKQWFKKDGRDGTILKDPEYLEFLELIAKPVENLPSAEIQLERREAERAGAAKEAPIVTPLMDFVRQKRAAKAAPRKLSSNGKLSRRAGGSSSGSAISGSSKHGSEKKRSSTAMYVLRGSAKSISGKDKSNYILVPKRDDQQGLDKLVTSASATGSDIVEEENGISGNTDSGKKKVLLLKGKEREISYVSGRVSQQHSTSTVKPVLGSPASKQSQRRESGGRMIRSILLNKDARQSQSSGVHSEQHIQISNVEKDKRPPRPPHVSLAVKDANGAPDEKIVLNDLHSEKHERRSRNKDRPDRGVWTLRRSDGSYASDESLSSSASQLSPTAVDYSEGTHRHVGRRGPTHVLKDADGSSATGEGKPSRRGGGAGYGSHEKQVWVQKSSSGS from the exons AT ggtttttacaGAAGGGTTTGTAATGAAGGGGCCGTTGGATCGAACCAAGGTGGTGGTTCGAAGCTTGCCACCTGCGATTACGCAGGCCATTTTTATTGAACAAATCGATGGAGTGTTTGCTGGACGTTACAACTGGGTGTCCTTTCGTCAAGGGAAGACCAG TCAAAAGCGTCAATCTTGCTCTAGAGCTTACATTGACTTCAAGAGGCCAGAAGACGTTCTTGAGTTTGCTGACTTCTATAATGGGCATGTTTTTGTTAATGAGAAGG GTGCTCAGTTTAAAGCCATTGTTGAGTATGCTCCTTCCCAACGTGTTCCGAAGCAATGGTTTAAAAAGGATGGTCGTGATGGGACCATACTTAAGG ATCCTGAGTATTTGGAGTTCCTTGAACTTATTGCAAAGCCTGTTGAGAATCTTCCTAGTGCAGAAATACAACTGGAGAGAAGAGAAGCTGAACGAGCTG GTGCAGCAAAAGAAGCTCCAATAGTTACACCTTTGATGGATTTTGTAAGACAGAAAAGGGCTGCTAAGGCTGCACCTAGG AAATTATCATCCAACGGAAAACTGAGCAGAAGAGCTGGTGGATCGTCAAGTGGAAGTGCAATTTCAGGTTCATCCAAGCACGGTTCTGAAAAGAAAAGGAGTTCTACAGCAATG TATGTTTTGCGGGGCTCTGCAAAAAGCATAAGTGGCAAAGACAAGTCAAATTACATTCTGGTTCCCAAGCGAGATGATCAGCAGGGTCTTGATAAGCTTGTCACGTCAGCTTCAGCAACTGGAAGTGACATAGTGGAGGAGGAAAATG GAATTTCTGGTAACACTGATTCTGGAAAAAAGAAAGTGCTGCTTCTGAAAGGGAAAGAACGAGAAATTTCTTAC GTGTCTGGCAGGGTGTCGCAGCAGCATAGTACATCTACGGTCAAACCTGTACTTGGTTCACCTGCTTCAAAGCAGAGCCAGCGTCGTGAAAGTGGTGGAAGAATGATCAGAAGCATACTTCTAAATAAGGATGCTCGACAGAGTCAGTCTTCTGGTGTTCACTCTGAACAACATATCCAAATTTCAAATGTAGAAAAGGATAAACGACCTCCTCGTCCACCTCATGTATCATTGGCAGTGAAGGATGCAAACGGGGCTCCTGATGAGAAGATTGTTCTAAATGATTTGCATAGCGAGAAACATGAAAGACGTTCCAGAAATAAGGATCGACCAGATCGTGGTGTGTGGACTCTTCGCCGTTCGGATGGATCATATGCAAGTGATGAGTCTTTGTCTTCATCTGCTTCTCAACTTTCACCTACGGCAGTAGATTATTCTGAag GCACCCATAGACATGTTGGTCGTCGAGGACCAACACATGTTCTTAAGGATGCTGATGGCTCTTCTGCTACAGGTGAGGGGAAGCCTTCAAGAAGAGGTGGTGGTGCTGGCTATGGCTCCCATGAG AAACAAGTCTGGGTTCAGAAGTCAAGTTCAGGTTCTTAG
- the LOC123213055 gene encoding prolycopene isomerase, chloroplastic: MALNYLPHSPSSHWFFPPSFKSSTVRKPLLARISNCQPPSSSNGSLSLRQNKPFSVKAEADVVVIGSGIAGLCCAGLLARYGEDVVVLESHDLPGGAAHSFEIKGYKFDSGPSLFSGLQSRGLQANPLAQVLDALGESLPCANYDSWMVYVPEGEFLSRIGPTEFYKDLEKYAGPNAVQEWKKLLDAILPLSGAAMALPPLSIRGDLGVISTVAARYAPSLLKSFAQMGPQGALGATKLLRPFSEIVDSLDLKDPFIRNWVDLLAFLLAGVKSNGILSAEMIYMFAEWYKPGCSLEYPLHGSGALVNALVRGMEKFGGRLSLRSHVEKIVVENGRAIGVKLKSGQFICAKKAVVSNASMWDTLKMLPKENLPKSYVDRINTTPQCESFMHLHLGFDAEGLREDLGIHHIVVNDWDRGVDADQNVVLISIPSVLSPDLAPPGKHVLHAYTPGTEPFELWEGLDRRSPEYKKLKAERSEVMWRAVERALGPSFSRDKCDVKMVGTPLTHQWFLRRNRGTYGPAIQAGKDTFPGHSTPIPQLYTCGDSTFPGIGVPAVAASGAIVANSLVSVSQHSELLDAIGI, translated from the exons ATGGCTTTGAATTACTTGCCACATTCTCCTTCTTCTCACTGGTTTTTCCCTCCAAGTTTCAAATCCTCAACGGTCAGAAAACCCCTTTTGGCGCGAATTTCCAACTGTCAGCCCCCTTCCTCCTCCAACGGCTCCCTCTCCCTCCGACAAAACAAACCCTTCTCAG TGAAGGCAGAGGCCGATGTTGTGGTGATTGGGAGTGGCATTGCGGGATTGTGTTGTGCAGGGCTCCTAGCAAGGTATGGAGAAGATGTTGTTGTATTAGAAAGTCATGATCTACCAGGGGGTGCTGCGCATTCTTTTGAGATTAAAGGCTACAAGTTTGATTCTGGACCATCTTTATTCTCCGGGCTTCAGTCACGAGGACTTCAGGCGAACCCTCTTGCACAG GTTCTGGATGCACTGGGTGAGTCATTACCATGTGCCAATTATGACTCTTGGATGGTCTATGTACCTGAAGGTGAATTCTTGTCTCGTATTGGCCCTACAGAATTTTATAAG GATCTTGAGAAGTATGCAGGCCCGAATGCTGTGCAGGAGTGGAAAAAACTTCTT GATGCAATACTTCCATTATCTGGAGCTGCAATGGCTCTGCCTCCTTTGTCAATCCGAGGTGACCTGGGTGTCATTTCAACTGTTGCAGCAAGATATGCCCCCTCTCTGTTGAAATCATTTGCCCAGATGGGACCTCAAGGAGCTTTGGGTGCTACGAAGCTTCTCCGACCATTTTCAGAGATTGTTGATTCATTGGATTTGAAAGACCCTTTTATAAGAAACTGGGTGGACCTCTTAGCTTTCCTGCTTGCCGGTGTGAAATCTAATGGTATACTCTCAGCAGAGATG ATTTACATGTTTGCAGAATGGTATAAGCCAGGTTGTTCTCTTGAGTATCCTCTTCATGGAAGTGGGGCTCTTGTAAATGCTCTTGTTCGAGGAATGGAGAAGTTTGGTGGACGGCTTTCACTGAGAAGCCATGTGGAGAAGATAGTGGTTGAAAACGGTAGAGCCATTGGAGTCAAGCTAAAAAGTGGTCAA TTTATATGCGCCAAGAAAGCTGTAGTCAGCAATGCATCTATGTGGGACACTTTGAAGATGTTGCCTAAGGAAAACCTTCCAAAGTCTTATGTAGACAGGATTAACACGACACCGCAATGTGAATCATTCATGCATCTTCATTTGGGGTTTGATGCAGAG GGTTTACGAGAGGACTTGGGGATTCATCATATAGTTGTGAATGACTGGGACAGAGGAGTCGATGCTGATCAAAACgttgttttaatttctataCCGAGTGTGCTTAGCCCTGATCTGGCACCCCCTGGAAAACATGTATTACATGCTTATACTCCAGGAACTGAACCATTTGAATTGTGGGAAGGACTCGATCGTAGAAGTCCCGAGTACAAAAAACTCAAAGCTGAACGATCAGAG GTAATGTGGAGAGCTGTGGAGCGTGCACTTGGTCCCAGCTTCAGTCGTGACAAATGTGACGTTAAGATGGTTGGAACTCCTTTGACACATCAATGGTTTCTTCGACGAAATAGAGGAACTTATGGCCCAGCTATACAAGCAGGTAAGGACACTTTTCCTGGGCATTCAACTCCCATCCCTCAGCTTTATACTTGTGGAGATTCAACTTTTCCTGGCATTGGAGTCCCGGCTGTTGCTGCTAGTGGCGCCATCGTTGCCAACTCCCTAGTTTCAGTTTCTCAACACTCAGAACTTCTTGACGCCATTGGCATTTGA
- the LOC123214008 gene encoding regulator of nonsense transcripts UPF3-like isoform X1 yields MVFTEGFVMKGPLDRTKVVVRSLPPAITQAIFIEQIDGVFAGRYNWVSFRQGKTSQKRQSCSRAYIDFKRPEDVLEFADFYNGHVFVNEKGAQFKAIVEYAPSQRVPKQWFKKDGRDGTILKVIGEHLDPEYLEFLELIAKPVENLPSAEIQLERREAERAGAAKEAPIVTPLMDFVRQKRAAKAAPRKLSSNGKLSRRAGGSSSGSAISGSSKHGSEKKRSSTAMYVLRGSAKSISGKDKSNYILVPKRDDQQGLDKLVTSASATGSDIVEEENGISGNTDSGKKKVLLLKGKEREISYVSGRVSQQHSTSTVKPVLGSPASKQSQRRESGGRMIRSILLNKDARQSQSSGVHSEQHIQISNVEKDKRPPRPPHVSLAVKDANGAPDEKIVLNDLHSEKHERRSRNKDRPDRGVWTLRRSDGSYASDESLSSSASQLSPTAVDYSEGTHRHVGRRGPTHVLKDADGSSATGEGKPSRRGGGAGYGSHEKQVWVQKSSSGS; encoded by the exons AT ggtttttacaGAAGGGTTTGTAATGAAGGGGCCGTTGGATCGAACCAAGGTGGTGGTTCGAAGCTTGCCACCTGCGATTACGCAGGCCATTTTTATTGAACAAATCGATGGAGTGTTTGCTGGACGTTACAACTGGGTGTCCTTTCGTCAAGGGAAGACCAG TCAAAAGCGTCAATCTTGCTCTAGAGCTTACATTGACTTCAAGAGGCCAGAAGACGTTCTTGAGTTTGCTGACTTCTATAATGGGCATGTTTTTGTTAATGAGAAGG GTGCTCAGTTTAAAGCCATTGTTGAGTATGCTCCTTCCCAACGTGTTCCGAAGCAATGGTTTAAAAAGGATGGTCGTGATGGGACCATACTTAAGG TTATTGGTGAACATCTAGATCCTGAGTATTTGGAGTTCCTTGAACTTATTGCAAAGCCTGTTGAGAATCTTCCTAGTGCAGAAATACAACTGGAGAGAAGAGAAGCTGAACGAGCTG GTGCAGCAAAAGAAGCTCCAATAGTTACACCTTTGATGGATTTTGTAAGACAGAAAAGGGCTGCTAAGGCTGCACCTAGG AAATTATCATCCAACGGAAAACTGAGCAGAAGAGCTGGTGGATCGTCAAGTGGAAGTGCAATTTCAGGTTCATCCAAGCACGGTTCTGAAAAGAAAAGGAGTTCTACAGCAATG TATGTTTTGCGGGGCTCTGCAAAAAGCATAAGTGGCAAAGACAAGTCAAATTACATTCTGGTTCCCAAGCGAGATGATCAGCAGGGTCTTGATAAGCTTGTCACGTCAGCTTCAGCAACTGGAAGTGACATAGTGGAGGAGGAAAATG GAATTTCTGGTAACACTGATTCTGGAAAAAAGAAAGTGCTGCTTCTGAAAGGGAAAGAACGAGAAATTTCTTAC GTGTCTGGCAGGGTGTCGCAGCAGCATAGTACATCTACGGTCAAACCTGTACTTGGTTCACCTGCTTCAAAGCAGAGCCAGCGTCGTGAAAGTGGTGGAAGAATGATCAGAAGCATACTTCTAAATAAGGATGCTCGACAGAGTCAGTCTTCTGGTGTTCACTCTGAACAACATATCCAAATTTCAAATGTAGAAAAGGATAAACGACCTCCTCGTCCACCTCATGTATCATTGGCAGTGAAGGATGCAAACGGGGCTCCTGATGAGAAGATTGTTCTAAATGATTTGCATAGCGAGAAACATGAAAGACGTTCCAGAAATAAGGATCGACCAGATCGTGGTGTGTGGACTCTTCGCCGTTCGGATGGATCATATGCAAGTGATGAGTCTTTGTCTTCATCTGCTTCTCAACTTTCACCTACGGCAGTAGATTATTCTGAag GCACCCATAGACATGTTGGTCGTCGAGGACCAACACATGTTCTTAAGGATGCTGATGGCTCTTCTGCTACAGGTGAGGGGAAGCCTTCAAGAAGAGGTGGTGGTGCTGGCTATGGCTCCCATGAG AAACAAGTCTGGGTTCAGAAGTCAAGTTCAGGTTCTTAG